AAGGGCCGCGATGTCCTCCGGCGTTGTCCATCGCGGAATATCTTCGGGTGAACCCCACGAGAGATTGGCAGGGGTGTTGATAACGGTCGGTATGATACAATTCGCAGTGACGCCGTATTCCTTTGTTTCGAGAGCGATCGTCTGGGTAAATGCGATCACTGCGGATTTTGCCGCGACATACGCCGACTTCTTCGGATCGGGATGCAGCGCCGTCTCGGCGCCGATCGTGACGATCGAACCACGACCGAGCGGCTTCATGAGTTTGGTTGCCTCTTTGACGGTGACGAATGTGGAAACAATATTGAGATCAAGCACAAAACGGAAATCCTCGATCGGCATCTCTTCGTGCGCCGCCCAGGGCTTCAGGCCGCCAATGGTTGCAATCAGTTGCATCGGTGCGCCGAGTTTCGCGGCAAGCACACCATACGCCTCGCGAACGGATTGCTCGTCCGTACTATTGATCTTCGCGAATGCGAAGCGCTCGTGCGTGAAACCGTCGTCGAGCACATCGAAGCCCGCGACATTCCATCCCGCTGCGAGATATGACTCGCGGATACCGCGACCGAGACCGCCGGAAGAGCCCGTCAGAAAAAGCGTGTCCATATGGTGTATATGCGTTGCGGCGTCCGCGCCCATTCGTCACTCAATGACGACCATGCCGCTACGATGTTCGTTGCCAAAGACGAAGCGGTAATAATACACACCGGCCGCTAATGACGCAGGCAGTTGGTATCGCACCTGGTGTTCGCCTGCCTGCTCGAGGTGCTGCATGATCGGAGTTGCAACTACTTGTCCGAGTGCGTTCAGAAGTTGAAGTTCCATCACGCCGCTCGTCGGCAGTGTGTACGAGAATTCGAGCGATTGTCCGCGATGCGCCGGGTTCGGCGAGACCTCACGAATGGCAAGCGAATTCCCCGAGCCATATTCCGGCGTTACTCCGCTTTCGAGACCGCAACCATACACCAGCAACGTTAGCGTCGTGCCGTCGGTAAAGTGGACAGTGAAGAACGAGCTGTCATTACCGGTTTGCGTGGGTGTGAACCGCACAGAAATATATGCGCTTGCGCCGGATGAGACGGTGATCGGGTTTGCCGAAGTGACAGAAGTTACGATATTGAAAGACGTCGGTGGGGTGCACCATACCGAATCGATGACCTTGTCACCGATCCCCAAATTCGAGATCTTTACCGAATCGATCTGCGACGTCCCGACCGCGATGCACGGTATTACGAATCCTTTGCCGACCGGCCCCGAACCGGCGAGCAGAAGCTGAGCAAAATGCATGCAATCGGCGTCGAGCAGTAACGTGGTACTGTATGCCCCGGAAATACTCGAAACGAATTGAACATGGACGACGATGGAATCACCAGCAGCGAGCGAAGACGACGGTTTGTCGAGCAGCGTGAACCCTGCAGACCCCGACGGATCGAGCTTTAGGTTGCTGAGATTGATTGCCAGTTTTCCGGTATTCACTAACGTCAGGGAAAGCGTATCGGGCGTATTCGCGACAAACTCTACGTTGGTCTTTCCATGAGCTGCAAGAGCCGCTCCTGCGTCGATGGCAATGTCGATGGTCGTCATGTTGCCTGCGAGGTCGGTGACGGTAAGCCTGACGAAGGCTTCTCTCGTACTATCGAGCGATGCAACGGAAAAGCTCGCACTATCTTCAGCTGTCACCTCCAGATCGTTCAACGACGGGTTAAACCCGACATTGTAGAGCGAGTCGATCACGATCGCTCCCAAACCGGAATGGCTCGATCCAGCCTCGCGCAACTGAACCAGGCCGCCAAAACAGCCCGATGCTTGAAGACTTGCGTCCGGAGCCACCGTATCGAGTAAGAACAGTGCGCGATGTCCGAGCGCCGAAGGCCACGCGTAGCTGTCGTCGGTCGTATAGCCATACGATGAAACGCCTACCTCGGCCGTTGAGGTAATGGTATGGCCGCCCGCACCACCACCCGCACTATTGAACTTGACTTGGATATGCTCCCAAGTTGAATTACCGATCTGTTTCTTGACTCGTGACGTGCCCAACAATTGATTGACGCCAATTCCATCGACCATGACTTTCGAGTCATTGGCGACCGGAGTAAAGATATTTATATAATTCGTAAAGTCGGGCTGCCCCGCACCAAGCGACCCTCCAAGTGCAGGAATTATGCAACTTGCGCTTGTTGAGTACTGCTCGACCGGCTCCAGCACCATCATTGCCGGGTCACCGGAATTTCGCTTGCTCACCGATGGTGCGGTATGGGTGGAGGACTCGATATACTGCACGAGTAGAAATGGTGCAGTACTTGTCCATTCGGAAGCGTCGGAAATATCATATAGAAACAACGGAGCCATCTTCGTGTCGATCGAATAGACCGAGGATCCGTTGCGCATGATCGCCTGCGATGGCTGAGTTCCGATAATGAGAAATGCATCTCCACCGTACTGTCTTCCGGCAAACGGGCCGGAAAAATAGTGCTGTCCCCATGCTTGGGTGGGCGGAAGCATTTCGAGAACGTAGTCGCACGATGCATCGGGAGCAGGAATGTTGGGACAGACGGACGCACCCATCACGCCGACCGGATGATTCGCGTGGACGAGCGTACCGGTAAGATCCGGGACACTCCCGGAAACCGGACCGACGGACTGGAACTGCACGCATTCGCCGCGCATAAGCATTACCGTGAAGGGAGTCCCGGCCGCATGGGCAACTGCCGTAGGCTTCCCGTTCTGGCGGATGTCAAAGCTGGGCGTGATCGTAACAGTCGTGGAATCATGATTCGCCACAACGACAAACTCGGAAGGCATATCAGCAAGACTCGGATCGACCAGGAACGCACTGTACGCTGCGACTACATAGTCCTTCCCCCACCCCGAAGCCGGCAAGCTCGACATCCCGTCACTGGTGAACGGCGCTCGTGAAAGAAAAGAAACGGCGATATCTGCGTCCGGTGACCAGACATGGACAGTCTTGTTCTCTATTATCCCCGAACTCTGTAATTCGATCGACTTCCCGAAGTCATTGACGCTCGACGCGAGCGCAACGAACGAATTTGCGTTCACGAGACGCTGAAGCACAGGGCCGTTGCCAAACTGCGCGTATACAGTGGCATTATTCGGAGAGGATATATACAGGTAAAAGTATCGGGTTGGGTCAACATTTGCCTGAAAATTCTGCGGAATCGCGAACCAGTAATCCCTGCCGAGTTTGGAGGCATTTGCAAGCGAACTTGCGCGATCCGATTTATGGACGGTTACGTGGATCGGTTGCTGAGCGAAGCTCGTCGCCGCGGCGATGAGGAGGATTTGAAACAGCCACAACTGTGCGAGGGGCTTCATAGAGAATAATCCGATGATGAAATACTGGACAATAATAACAAACACCTTGACCACGATTTTGTTACTCTAAAACATTTCTGAGTTACAATATCCCATATTCTACGACCGTATCTTTGTCAACCGGATCACGGACATGCGTTCATGCAATTCGCCCAAATTAGACATATCATTATCGTTACCGCCTTGCTGCTGACAGCGGCAGTAGTGGCTCGGTCGCAGACAAACGACTGCGAGCCCTGCAAGCGGCCCGGCGCCATGGCCAGCTTCTCCGACTCGACGATGGACGTCCAGTTCTCCGACGGTACGCTCTTGCGGGGCGTCCGGTCGGCCAATCGCACCATCATGAGCGTCGGCGGACTCGACCGGCAGGCCATCCGACTCACCTATCTCGAAGGAGGCCGCTGCCACGACACGACAGTGGATGCCGCGTTCGTCAGTTCATTTTTACACGAAGGCATCGGCGGAACGCATGATCCGCTTCGCTATCCCGTACTGCCTGCTCGTGAAGTATTCAACCATACCCTCACCAAAGACGAACGCAGTTTTGTAGAATTCACCGGGCTTGTCGGCTACGGTGGCAGCGATACGTCGGGGCGCAAGATCGGTTTTACCTCAACCTACTTCGCACTCGAAGCCATATTCGCACCACTTGGCGACGCACTCGGCGATCATTTCACGGCAGCCGTCGGCGGCGGGGCGCTCTTCGAAGGTGGGCGAACACGATTCCCATTGTACCTACAGCTTCGATACGACTTGTTCGCGCACGGGCAATACCAGACGATCAATACCTTCTTACCGGATAGTTGTGCATTTCGCACGCCACTCGGCCTAACCGCAGCCGTTGCATCCGATGGGTATGAAGCACGTCCGACCGGCTCTGCCGAAGACTCAAGCGTGATCTTGCAAGAGGATCATGTGCTTATTCGGCCGTCATTCCGCCCGTTCGCGTATATCGAAGGTGGTACGCTCTTCGATAGCAAATTTACCGGAAGCGGAACACCCGATAACGTAGTCAACCCAGAAGCACGGAAACCGATCTTGCTCGGCGCCGGGATTGGCGTACCGATCGCCGATATTCTGATTCTGACGCTCGGGTATCGCTACATGCAGCTACATCTGGCAACGCCGTGTGAGGAATGCGTCGATCGTTCCGTCATCAATAGAAACACGGTGCATAGTATCACACTCAAAGGAGCATACCGACTCTCATGGTAGCCATTCGCACCAGATCGTTCTATGCCCTGCTTGCGATGGCTGTGATCGCGGGGCTCAGTTGCCAGCTTCCGACACAACCAGGGACGAACACCGTTCCGGTCAAACTGCGGTTGCTCGTTCGCGATTCGTCCGGCATCGCCATGCCCGGCGCGCATATTGCACTCTACCGCGCAGCCGATAGTTCGCTTGTCGTCCCGAATACGATCGACGATGCAGCATCGACGAGTTTCTATTCGCTCACAGTCCCGATCCTCGGCGAGCGATATTTTGCAGTTGCGGAGCCGCCAGTATCTACCGCTTTGACGAAGTACTCGCCCGCACACGATACCATCCGCTTTGTCATGCCCTGTACCGATCACAGCGAGACATTCGTGTTCGAACGTCGCGACAGTATTCCCTGCGGCACCACGACATTCGAGCGGACGGTGGATCTTGGCACGATCTGTGTCGACAAAGACACCGCGCTAACATTTACCGCCGGTGATTTTACACATGGCTGTAGCCCCAGCGCGTCGATCGTATCGATTACGTCGCCAACGATCGCAGGGCTGACCATCACGCCGTTCTTCCGTTCGCCCGAAACCCCGATCACCAACTTCCCTGCGACCTGGGCTTCCGCCCGACCGCTCGCCGTGCGAATCGCATTTACGTCTATTCTGCATCAACCGGTGACCTTCGACGGCAACGACATTGTCATCGATGCCTCGCCGTCGGTGAAGATCACCATCCATCTCAAAGGCAAAGGCATTGTGTGCGATAATTGCGATTGTCCTTCGTATGATTCGGTCAGCTTCGGACTCGACAAGAGCGGGAAAGATACGAATGCGGCAGATATCGGCGATCCGACGAAGACCACGACGATCGACCTCTCCGCAATCAACAACTCGAACGACGCTGGCTGCGACGTGCTCTTCACCCGCATTAAGAACTTTTCGAATCCGCAGCTCAATCTGCGTTCCTTCTCGGGCTCGTCGGGCGGTGGTAGCGTAACGCTGAGCTCGCATGCGTCGCTTGGGTCGATGGTCGTCGACTTCACGGCGCAGACACGAGGCGAGTTCGTCGATACTGCATTCTACAAGGTACAGAAACGCTCGCAAAGCGGCGCCATCACCGATTGCGATACGCTCCCGGTTATCTATCACGGCAAGGTCGGGCAAGGACTCTGCAGTATCGACACACCGAGCACGAACTCGTCGACCGATTCGTATCTGAAAAATGATACCATCACCAACTGCGTCGGCGAGGATAAGAACAGTCGCTACATTTGCATCAAAAATACCGGCGACGGCAAGCTGCACTTCACGTTCACCTATGCGCAGAACGATCCGCAATTCGAGATCCACTACGACCCCACCGGCATCGTCTATCGGGGAGAGGACGTCGTGATTCCCGTAGGCGGATCCCAATGCTTCACACTGCATTTTATTCCCGACGCAGGGAAGGTATTCGCCACTACGCCGCCGACAACGATCTTCAAGAATTCCATCGATCCGTGCTCGATCACACTACCGGTAGTCGGGCAGGCGCTTCCGCAATGTATCCACTGTCTCGACGGCGCGATCAGCCAGTATGCGATCACCACCACATCGTATGGCGGATTTATCTTCCAGGCGAACGATCAGTTTACCTTCAATTCCGATCCGAACGTAACGCCCGATATCTACGCGTCGAATGTCGGCGCGACATCGTTGACGCTTGTGTCGAATAGCGGGACGCAGTTTCAGAAGGTACAGTCGAACTATACACCATCGAAGCCGGGGATCAAGTTCTGCGACGATCCAGTTCCGCCCGCGGCACAGACACTCTGTACGAGCGGCGGCGGTAGTTCGACCATCACGGCGAATGTACACGACCTCATCCTCTTCAAGAGTTCGGCGGGCCGGTGCGGACTGATCTACATCGACAACATCTATCAATCGAACGGCATCTGGGTCGCGGTATTCCAGGCCTCATACCCTATCAATTAGCATGAAGCGCGCCACGGCACTCATCATCACTATACTCTGGATCGCCGATGCTCGGGCGCAACTCAATACGTCCGCCGACGACTACGCCCCTGCATTCCGCAGCTTTGCGAATGGTCGTACAGAATTGTGGTTCACCTCTGCCCGAGCGACGAAGCAAGGCCGTTCGCGTTCGATCTTCATGCTTGAGTCCGACTCGACCTGTCCTGCAAATACGCTTGAAGTATCTTCGCCGATCAACCAATCGCACGGCCGCGAGAATGATGTACTACTCGACGGAACGCCGTCGTTCGCATCGTGCGACCCGTCGCATGGGGTGTTCACCTCGAATCGCACCGTAAACGGAAAATACTTCGGCACCGACATATATGAGATGAGAGAACACAACGAGCAGTGGACCGTGACTCGTCTCGATGCCGTCTGCTCGAACGATTGGGACGACTCCCCCGCGCTCTCGGCCGATGGCACACGCCTCTATTTTTCATCCGATCGCTTGAACCCCGGCAATCGAACGGCCGATCTGTTCATCAGTACGTTCGAAAGCGGTGCGTGGACGAAACCGCGACCGCTCGATGCAATCAATACCACAGAGTTCAGCGAAGAGACACCCTTTGTCGGCGACGACGGCTACCTTTATTACTCATCGAACAAGACCGGCGATTACGATATCTATCGTGTTCATCTCACGGCCGATGGCATGCCGAGCGGCACACCGGAGGCAATGCCCTACGACGCGATCAACTTCAAAGGCTCCGACGAAACGCATCCGTGCATCTCTCCCGGCGGCTCGTTCTTTCTGTTTTCGACGAATGCCGGAGCGAACGGTCGCAAGAAAGATTTCGATATTCGTTGGGTGCGCTCGACCAGCGAACAAGCACAGATCGAACTCGATACCAGAAAGCGCCGGCATCAATCCACGGAACATGCGTCGGTACTCGTACATTTTACAACAAACGGCTACGAGAAAATCATACGGTCCCCTGTTACGGGACCAATGCAGTTGAAGCCCGATGATTTTCTTCCCGAGTCTCCGTCGCCGATGAACGATCCGAAGTTCTTTCAAACAATCCTCCGCGCCGAGCCGGATTCGGGGCGCTTCATCAGTGCCGTCGATACGATCGTCTCCTCTCGTCTGTGCCGCAACACGCTCCAGCATACGCTCTTCCTGTGGGATACATCAGTCTACTACGAACCGAGTTGCATCGACACATTTCCTATCAAGAAGGTGCAGTACTTCGTCACAGGTTATTGGTGTCCCACGACAAAGCGGTTCGCGAAGTACGAAGATTGCCCGACACTCTTCATCGACTCGGCCTGCGAGCAGCCACCATGCACGAATAACGATCTGTACAGTTTCAAGATCACAACCGACCCCACGCATAGTGAGTGTATCGACTACAACGAGTTCGACACCAAAGGGAAACAATTTGCGACCGATGTTGACGATGCGATCGACGAGCACCTCAAGGCAATGGAATCGGCCTTTGGCAGTGCATGTCTTCGGCGAGCAGTTGCAAAACGCAAACCCGTGCAGGTCGTGGTCGAAGGCTTTACCGATCCACGTGGCTACGGAAGCGATTGCCACTATTTCGGCGCGACGATCGACTTCACGAAGAGCTTCGTGCAAGTGCCCGATACGATGAAGTCGCACTTCCGTCACGACACGCCGATGAAGAAATATGGGTATGGCGGCAATCAATTACTATCCGAACTGCGCGCCTACAACCTCGCCGTACTCCTTGATAACCTCTGGACCGAACAGATCGCCCAGTACCGCGAGCTCAAAGCGTCGGGTTTATTAACCGTGCTCGCCGTCGGTCGCGCAGTCGATCAACACGACATCCCCTTCGACCGGCGCCGTTCGGCCGAAGTGCGCATCAGCTCGTTCACCGACGAACCGATCGTCCGCACCGAAGTACCCGAACCCGGCGCAACAGTCGTGGTGTGCGAAGATTGTCGGTAAAGCAGCGAGGTCTGATGCTTCACTGAAAATCCTTGCACACAACGAAGAAACGCAATGGCGGGGCCTCAGTGTGTTTCGGCGAACGATTAATCGCCGCTCTCAGAATGGCATCGTTGTAATCGTTGAAACTGAACAACAGCCATGTTTCCCAACGAGAACTTCTTATTCCGATCACAGGCAAAGTAATTCAACACATCCGATTCAACCAATTTGCTATTTTGTGATCGCCGCCACTCGCTTGGTCGAAGTGAGGATATGCAAGTATAGACTCTGGAGCGCCTCGTGTCGAGAGTCTGATAGAAATGGAAAGACCGCGTTTGAAACGCGGTCTTTCTATAGTACAGAGATCGTAAAGACTTATTTGAAAAACTCGGCCATCTTCTGCGCTTCGCCGACGAGGGTGTAGGCTTTCTGGAATTGCTTGTCGCTCTTTAAGAGAATCTTCGCACGGACGTCGTACCCGAAGAGCTGGTAGCCGATCTCGGCGCGGATCCAGTCCTTGAGGAAATTGCGATCTGTTTCGAGTTCTTTATCGTCGAGCTTTGTACGCTTATCGACGGTTTTGCCTGCTTTCTCCTCGGCTTTTGCAATCTTGTCTTTGGCCTTTGCTATCAACGAATTGATCGTTTCGTCGGAGACCGTGAAATTCTTCAAATATGAATCGGCCGTGTACTGCTTATGCATCGACGCACCGTTCGAGCTGACGTAATCCTTGGTATAGTCATACACCACAGCCGAAGCGAAAACTTCGATTCCCGATTTCGTCAGTGTATCGGCCTTCACGATAAAGTCCGGCGTGATGCCGCCGCCACCAAAGATCATACGGCCGCCGGCGGTCTTGAACTTCGGACGCGAAGAGTCCGCCTGGTTCACGTCGATACTATGCGAGAAATTATCTTCGTCATCACCGTCAGGATTCACAATCCCCTTCACATACTTCGCGCCGTCGTATGGGCGTTGGATGGAGCGGCCGCTCGGCGTGTAGTACCGCGAGATCGTCAGGCGAATGGCGCTGCCGTCGTCGCCCAACGGGAATTGGCGCTGCACAAGCCCTTTGCCGAATGTCGTGACTCCGACGATCGGTGCACGATCGAGATCCTGCATCGCACCGCTAAAGATTTCGCTTGCGCTGGCCGACCCATTGCTCACGAGCACCACGAGCGGAAGCTTTTCGTATGCCTGCCCCGGATGAGAGAAATCGACCTCGTCGAAGCTCGATACGCGGCCTTTGGTATAGACGATCGTCTTTGTACCGCCAATGAACTCGTCGGCGATCTCAACAGCCTGTTCGAGATATCCGCCCGGATTTCCACGCAAGTCGAGGATCAGCGACTTCATCCCTTGCGCTTTCAGATCTTCCAGTGCCTTTACCATCTCGTCATGCGAGGTCTGGATGAAATGCGTCAGTGCAATGTATGCCGTCTTATCGTCAACCATGAAGTGCGAGGTGACGCTGGAAAGCGGGATAACATCACGGGTAATCTCAAAATGGAGGAGGTCAGGCGAACCGCTGCGCACAACGGATACCGTTACACGTGTCCCCTTCGGCCCGCGAAGGTTCTTTTTGACGGAGTCTTCGGTAAACCCTTTCGTCGCACGGCCGTCGATCAGCACGATCTTATCGCCGGCAAGCAAACCGACCTTCTCGCTTGGGCCGCCGGGAATAACCTGTTCGACAAGAATGGAGTCGTGGTTCAACGCGAACGACACGCCGATTCCCTCGAAGTTGCCTCGGAAATCTTCGTCTGACTGCTTCACGTTCGTCGGCGGCATATACACCGAATGCGGGTCAAGCTCTTTGAGCAACCCGACGATCGCGGCTTCGTTGAGCTTGCCGAGATCGACCTTGTCGACGTAATACTGCGAGACGAGGGTGAACACCTCTTTGAACTTTACCAGCTGCTGGTACTCGTTATCGAGGGAGAACGCTTGCTGAATACGGGAGCCAAGCAGTGCGCTGCAAACCACAAGCACGACTGCGAGCGAGGCAAGTCGGCGCTTACTGTACAAAAACGATTTCATAGATATCGGATTCCTTCTCTTGAATTTGCAACACACCCCCTGCCGCCGAAGTTCAGCCGAGGCTTAGCGGACGGTCGTTCTGGACGTATCGTCGGCCGGCACCGTAATCGTGAACGTCCCGCTCGGGATACGGCGACTGACAAGCCAGGGATTGTAAATTTTCACATCCTTATACGAATACCCCAACCCCACTGCCCAGTCTGCGATGCTTTCGATCGGCCCGTTCACACTAATTGATTTGACATTGTGCAGGCTGTATCGCGGCACGTGACCGAACTTGAGTCCATATCGGTCACCATGTTCGAGCAATTCCTTTATTGCTGCGATACGGAACACATATCGCATAGTTTCCTCGTTGATATAGAGGTTCCAATAGTTCGTTTGGTGTTGGTACCGCAGCACCTCCGCGACATTGTCCTCGCTCATGTTATACGCAGCGCAGGCAAGCAAATAGTCGTTAAACTGGGCCTTCAGTGTTGCGAGATACCTGATCGCAGCACCTGTCGATTTGTACGGATCGAGGCGTTCGTCAATGTCGTCGTCAACACGCAGGCCCCACCGCTGGGCCGTCGGCGGGATCATCTGCCAAAAACCATGAGCCTTCGCCGGCGATTCGACGTTTCGCACGCCGCTTTCGGCAACCATCAGGTACTTCAGGTCGCGATCGAGGCCGTTCGCGTCGAGCGACGAATCGATCATAGACTCCCACCTGCCCAGACGTTTCCACCACAGGATTAATTGATCCGAATTGACGAGATTATAATAGAATTCGCGCTCAAACCGCTCCCGGACCTCCCAATCTTCAAGCAGCGGCAGTTGCTTGCCGAAGAGAACGACATTCGTCGGAGGGGTTACCGCAGTAACCGATATCGTATGCGAGCCGATCGTATCCACAAGGACCGAAGCGCCCGCACCCGAGACATTTCCGTTGCGATTAAATAGAAAGAACAGCAGTGCCAGCGGCACAACACCAAGCAGCAGACCGTATGAAAAATATTTGATCTTCACGAAGTAGAGATCACCAGCCGAGCGACCGCATCTCGCCCGAGACCTCGAGCGTTCCGATCACGTCCTTCATAGACGAACAGCCCTGCGATGTGAGCAGTTGCGTCAGTTCGTCACGGACACGGATCGACGCATCCGGATGCACAAAGTTCATCGTACCGATCTGCACCGCACTCGCGCCGACGATGAAGAATTCCATCGCATCGGAAGCAGTGGCAATCCCACCGATCCCAATAATGGGGAGTTTCGTAGCTTTTCGGGCTTCGTAGACTTTCGCAATTGCAATCGGACGAATTGCAGGACCGGAGAGGCCTCCGGTGACCGTCGACAACCTCGGACGTTTCGTCCGGATATCCACCGACATGCCGACAACCGTATTAATAAGCGATATTGCGTCGGCACCGCAATCTTCGCATGCCTGTGCGAACGGTGCTACACTCGTGACGTTCGGCGTGAGTTTGATCGCCAACAGTTTTTTTGTCAGCGGACGCAGTGCCCGAACAACTTCTTCGACCATCCCCACATTCGTGCCGAACGAAAGTCCCCCGTCTTTGACGTTCGGGCAGCTTACGTTGATCTCATAGCCTACTAAGTTACCTGTCGCATTTGCTTCGATCTTCTCGAGCACACTGCAATACTCCCCGACGCTCGACGCGGCGATGTTTGCGATGATCTTTGTGTCGAACTCTGCGAGATACGGCAATTTCTCGGTGACGAATGCATCGACACCTACATTTGCAAGACCGATGGAGTTGAGCATCCCGGATGGCGTTTCGACAATGCGGCGTGGGAAGTTACCAGGGCGCGGATTCCAGCTAACCGATTTCGTTACAATCGCACCGATACCACTAATATCGCAGAAACGGGCAGCTTCGGAGCCATAGCCGAACGTCCCGCTGGCTACGAAGATCGGATTGGCAAATCGTACGCCCGCGATCTCGATTCCCAGATTGACGGTCGTTGCGGATTTTGAAGATTTCTCGTTCACGCTCATTAGAATACGATCTGCTCCCGTTCGAATGACGGTCCGTGTGTGCAGACCAAATGAAATTTCTTTCCAGTTTTCTCGAGTTCTGCCGCTGTGGTTTGTACAGGGCATCCCTGGCAGATTCCGACGCCGCAGGCCATCTCTGTCTCGAGGCTCACCTCGCAAGGAATATCGAACTCTGCCGCAAGCGTCGTTGCAGCACGCATCATTGGTGTTGGACCGCAGACGAACAGTTTGGGGTGAGCATACGCGACGGAGCGCAGATCGCTTCGCAGAAGATCGATAACGGACCCTCGATATCCCTTGCTGCCGTCGTCTGTTGCGTAATGGACGCGTTTGAGATACTCATCGGCAAAGAGACGTTCGTTGCGCGCACCGTAATATGTCTCGAATGGGATATTGCTGGACTCACACGCTTGCGTAAGCGATGGCATCGAGGCAACACCAACGCCACCAACCAATAGAATGGCAGTTGAAAATGATCCCGAATTGTATTTCCAAGGCGATCCTAACGGCCCGATCACATCGAGCGAATCCCCGACCAGTGCCTTCGATAATTCCTCCGTCCCTTTCCCATGGATCTGAATGATCACTTCGATCCATCCTTCACCCGTCTGATAGACGCTGAACGGACGACGCAATAGCGGGTCAATGGCACCCGTTCGTGGAAGGATATTGACGAATTGTCCCGGCTGAACGGACGAAGCAATCGTAGGAGCCGCGAGGCGCAGGACGAAGAGGTCGTGTGTTAGTGTTCGCTTTGCGACGAGGGGTGCAAGCACTGCGTACGAAAGAAGTGAATGTCTCTAAACGATACGCGTGCAATAATCATTTCGGCGCGACAGGTTTCGTCGTATCCTGAACGGGTCTGACGGCGGTACGACGACGCTCGATGTCGGCAAGAGCGTATGCAATTTTGGGCTTGAGATATTCGGCATACCGTGAGAACGGGTATTCCTTCACGACCCGGGAATAGTAGACCAACGCGGAATCGTATTTCTTGCCATCTTCGTAGTAAGTCCCGATCGTATAGAGCGCACGCGGGGCGACATCTTCGCGGGGATATTGTGCCACAATGGAAAGTAACGCAGGCTTCACGAATTCGATCGAACTGGTCTTTAACGATGCTCCGGCATTTCGGTAAGCTATTTCGCCAGGCGAATCTTTCCCTCGTTTGCCACTATACTCGATCGCGGCTTGCTGTGCATATTTTGTCTCGCCAAAATCTTTTTGCAGAACGCCGATCAACGAATCCCGCACCTCCGGATGGC
This Bacteroidota bacterium DNA region includes the following protein-coding sequences:
- a CDS encoding SDR family oxidoreductase, translating into MDTLFLTGSSGGLGRGIRESYLAAGWNVAGFDVLDDGFTHERFAFAKINSTDEQSVREAYGVLAAKLGAPMQLIATIGGLKPWAAHEEMPIEDFRFVLDLNIVSTFVTVKEATKLMKPLGRGSIVTIGAETALHPDPKKSAYVAAKSAVIAFTQTIALETKEYGVTANCIIPTVINTPANLSWGSPEDIPRWTTPEDIAALCQFLARDAGRAVNGAQLRVPNKM
- a CDS encoding T9SS type A sorting domain-containing protein; this encodes MKPLAQLWLFQILLIAAATSFAQQPIHVTVHKSDRASSLANASKLGRDYWFAIPQNFQANVDPTRYFYLYISSPNNATVYAQFGNGPVLQRLVNANSFVALASSVNDFGKSIELQSSGIIENKTVHVWSPDADIAVSFLSRAPFTSDGMSSLPASGWGKDYVVAAYSAFLVDPSLADMPSEFVVVANHDSTTVTITPSFDIRQNGKPTAVAHAAGTPFTVMLMRGECVQFQSVGPVSGSVPDLTGTLVHANHPVGVMGASVCPNIPAPDASCDYVLEMLPPTQAWGQHYFSGPFAGRQYGGDAFLIIGTQPSQAIMRNGSSVYSIDTKMAPLFLYDISDASEWTSTAPFLLVQYIESSTHTAPSVSKRNSGDPAMMVLEPVEQYSTSASCIIPALGGSLGAGQPDFTNYINIFTPVANDSKVMVDGIGVNQLLGTSRVKKQIGNSTWEHIQVKFNSAGGGAGGHTITSTAEVGVSSYGYTTDDSYAWPSALGHRALFLLDTVAPDASLQASGCFGGLVQLREAGSSHSGLGAIVIDSLYNVGFNPSLNDLEVTAEDSASFSVASLDSTREAFVRLTVTDLAGNMTTIDIAIDAGAALAAHGKTNVEFVANTPDTLSLTLVNTGKLAINLSNLKLDPSGSAGFTLLDKPSSSLAAGDSIVVHVQFVSSISGAYSTTLLLDADCMHFAQLLLAGSGPVGKGFVIPCIAVGTSQIDSVKISNLGIGDKVIDSVWCTPPTSFNIVTSVTSANPITVSSGASAYISVRFTPTQTGNDSSFFTVHFTDGTTLTLLVYGCGLESGVTPEYGSGNSLAIREVSPNPAHRGQSLEFSYTLPTSGVMELQLLNALGQVVATPIMQHLEQAGEHQVRYQLPASLAAGVYYYRFVFGNEHRSGMVVIE
- a CDS encoding PD40 domain-containing protein, which translates into the protein MKRATALIITILWIADARAQLNTSADDYAPAFRSFANGRTELWFTSARATKQGRSRSIFMLESDSTCPANTLEVSSPINQSHGRENDVLLDGTPSFASCDPSHGVFTSNRTVNGKYFGTDIYEMREHNEQWTVTRLDAVCSNDWDDSPALSADGTRLYFSSDRLNPGNRTADLFISTFESGAWTKPRPLDAINTTEFSEETPFVGDDGYLYYSSNKTGDYDIYRVHLTADGMPSGTPEAMPYDAINFKGSDETHPCISPGGSFFLFSTNAGANGRKKDFDIRWVRSTSEQAQIELDTRKRRHQSTEHASVLVHFTTNGYEKIIRSPVTGPMQLKPDDFLPESPSPMNDPKFFQTILRAEPDSGRFISAVDTIVSSRLCRNTLQHTLFLWDTSVYYEPSCIDTFPIKKVQYFVTGYWCPTTKRFAKYEDCPTLFIDSACEQPPCTNNDLYSFKITTDPTHSECIDYNEFDTKGKQFATDVDDAIDEHLKAMESAFGSACLRRAVAKRKPVQVVVEGFTDPRGYGSDCHYFGATIDFTKSFVQVPDTMKSHFRHDTPMKKYGYGGNQLLSELRAYNLAVLLDNLWTEQIAQYRELKASGLLTVLAVGRAVDQHDIPFDRRRSAEVRISSFTDEPIVRTEVPEPGATVVVCEDCR